AAAGTTATTTCCGATGGTAATTATAAAACTATGGAAGCACAAAAACTACTTAAAGAGTTTAAATAGTTTTTTGTTTAAAAACCAAATTAGAAGTATTCCGATAATGGTTAAAATTGACCACAATAAATAATTTGTAGTGTTTAATGCTGCAGTATTGCCGGTTATTAAAATACCCGACCAATAGTATGGGTGTCTTAAAATAGCATCATCATTTGAGTTTAAGTAGCTTAATTTTGCCTGCCGTAATGCTTCTTTTTTGTTTAAACCATCACTTAGGTTTTCATAAAATAGTTTCATTATTTCAGAAGTGCTCTGGTCATTTATTTTCCACAAAGAAGTAACTAATGCTGGCACACCAGCATAATTAAAACCTCGTGCCAAACTTAACATACCTTCGCCTTTTTGTAATTTCCCAAAACCCGTTTGGCAAGCGCTTAAAGTTACCAGGTCTGCATCTATGTGATAATTATATAAGTCTTTAACATAAAGTAAATTGGAATTGTCTTCAGTATCTTCAAATGCTAAATAAGAATAATCTGGAAATTCGTCATTGGCCGAAGCGTGGGTAGCAAAGTGAATTAAATTATATGAACCAAAATCCTTTTGAAAATTTTCTATACTTGCCTTATTTCCATCGTAAACAGTTCCTTTAAAATAGGCAGAAATATTTTGTGCTTCTTTTCCATTATAAAGTAAAGGTCCAAAATCAATTCGTTCTTGACTAGCTTTTTGTTTTGAAGTGTTTTGGTTAAAATGTGGAGCAAATATCATGAGCTTATTACTGCTTTTAACCATCGTCTTATTCTGTTCTTGTAGTAATGTTGCAGAACTAGCATAACTTATGGTGTACTTAGAAAGTAAATATGACCTTTCATTTTCCGAATTTGTTTGCAACACATCAAATGGTATATAATTAAGCACATCATCGGCAAGAATAATAATATCTGAAGTATGGTTAGCGGCAAGTGCAGGCTCAATAATTGCTTTGTAAATAAGCGCGCTGTTTTTGCTATAAGCTGTTCTATCTTCAATGTTTGGTGTTGATAATTGACGGTAAAAATCGGTAATTGTTTTCTTTAAGTTTTCGTTAAAGGGTAATTTATAAAAAGTTTCATTTTTATGATTTAGTACGATGAGTAATATGGAATTATCCGTAACTAAATAACTGAATAGCGATTGGTTTTTATTTAATTGTTTTTTTATTTCTTCGGTAGAAATAACGTCCGACATATATTTTAATGCATGGTATTTTGGGTAGTCTTTTTCAATTTTAGCGATGTAATCATAATATCTTTTTTTAGTTGTAAAAAGTGAGTCGATTAAGGCGTCTTTTTCATTTAGTTTTGAATTGAAAATTTCCTTGTCTAAATAAGATATTTTAGCCCTATATAGTTGCTCTTCACTAAATACATCTTCTGGTATATTTCCATATTTGGTAGCTTCCGAATTTCTATGAGCCTCCAAAAGAGCAATACTTTTGCTTTTTTCTATAAAATAAAAAGCATCATTTAGGTATTTTTTTTCTTTGCTCTCTTGGTATAAATCATAAGAAATTAAAACCATTGTTTGAATAGTAGGATAGGTTTCTGTAGTCAAAAACTCTTTATCTAATTTACTTTCAAATTCTGGTCGTAAAACATCTAATGTTTTTATAAAGGCTTTAGAAGTGATATTTGCTTTTTTTAAATATTCAATATCTTTTGTAATGGTATAACTCTCTAAAAGAGTATTGAGTTTTTCTTTTAAAGTGGTAATTAAGACTATTTTAGAAAGTACCTTGTTTGGATCGGGATTTGAACTAAATTCAGGGTTGTTAAAATCGTCTTCTAATTGCATCAAAGCTCTTTGATAGTTCGTTAAAGCAACTTGTATGTTCTTTTTCTTTAAAGCCACCTTTCCCAAACGTGCATAAACCTCTGCAAGATCTGGATGTTTTTGATTTTCTCGGTAAGTGGTTATTTTTAATAATGCTCTAGTAAAATAAGCTTCTGCTTTGTCAAAATCTTTAAAACCTAAATAGGCATCGCCATATATTAAGTCTACCTCCCTTGAAAATGGATTATCTTCAAAATGTAGCTGGGCACTTTCATCCAATGTTGCAATGGCTGAGGAGAAATTTTCTTGTAGGTTATAATTTTTAGCCAATAGAATATAGGTAGAGAGAATTCTATTCTTAAAACTAGGGTCTTTTAACTGTGATTTATAAAATTCAAGAGTTTCAATCAGCAAAAGGTTTGCTGCCGTATAATTTTTTTTACTTTCATAGACCTGTGATAGCAGTTTTTTAGAGTTCATTGTCGAAGTGGTCCAATCGATAAAACTATCTCGGTAGGTGGATACTAATGCAATATCTTTTTTGTAATTATACTCGGCTAGTTCATATTTGCCTGTGTGTTTGTAAATTGCCCCTAAAAAGCTATAAACACTTGATAAAGTGGCCAAATCATTACTGTTGCGTTGTTCTTTAGGTATTGATATAAGTTTTGTGAGGAGTTTTTGAAAATACCCTTTAGCAGTAGCATAGTCTTTAATTTTATAGTGATAATTACCTTTGTCAAAAAGCAAATAATCTTTATAATAATTAATGTTTTCTAAACTTTTAAAACGCTGATCATGGAGCAAAAGACTATCTTCTTGTTTTAAGTTTTTTTGATAATTTTTTAAATCATAATAGTGCCCATTGGCATTCATTAAATAAATATAAGCACTTAGCATATATTCTAATTCATTCTGCTTATCCCCTAAATCAATTGTTTTACGATAGTAATGGTAGGCACTGTCTTTATTGGTATAGTGATAATTATAGGCATTGTTATACGCCTGTTCTAATTCTGAAGTTTGTGAGTTAGAACTCTGAAAACAAAGAAAGATTCCAATTTGGAGTATTACAAGATACTTCATAAAAAAAGCTCCCCTTTTGCCGGAGAGCTTAAATATACTGATTTCAAGTAATTTACATACTAATTACTGGAGTTGGAATAGTAATTTCGCCAACAGCTTTTGTTTTTAGTGTGGTGTACATAATTCCCTCTCCTTTTAGACCGGTTTTTAATTGTAGGGCACTTTGACCAAATTCATCTTTAATGGACTCAAATGTTGTTTTAAACGATTGATTTTTATTGTTTTTCATGATAATATCAGTAACCATTAATTCTTCGCCTAGGACTATTACAGATTTTGAAGAAATATTTTGTATGGGAATGCAATTGTTTTCTCCGCCTACTAGACATGGCTTAGGCGGTGGAATTGGACCGATAGGTCCTTTAGGTTTTTTTATTGAATATAAAAATTCATTAAATCGAATTAATTTACCAATCTGAATTTGAATATTTTCAATTTGTTCCATTGCCTCTTTGTTGCCATTTTCTAATTCGGCAACCAGTTTTATTTTTTGATTTTCTAAATTTTTAATTTCCGCTTCTGCACTTGAATAATAAATTTCAATGCCATAGAGATAGTTATCTTCTTGCTCTATCATTGTTTTGGCGGTAATTGCCGTTAGCTCTTCTTGTGATGATTGCTCTGGACTGCTACAAGATATCAGTAACAACGAGCTTAGAAATAGTGTTAAGTAAGTCATGTTTTTCATTTTTAGTTCAGTTAATTTATAGTTAGTCTTTAATTTTTATTGTTTGTTAACAATAGGAGGGAGAGTAACTTAAAATTAGTAAAATAATAAACACATTCATTTTGAATTCTCTTAAATTTAAGTGGTTATTAAATGATTGAATTACAAGTGCTTATTTCGCATAATTCAGTCCCAATATAAGGGGTGAAACAAAAAATCCAACCTAAATAAATAGATTGGATTTTTTGTTTTTGATTACTATTAATGATACGGAATACTGTTTGCGGTAATTTACTGATATTAAAGACTATAAATTTTTTATAAACAAACTGTACTACAATTAAATAGCAAACCAATCAGTAACTTCTTTAATGATTTTTTCGTCTCCACAATTCTTAAAATCAAACTCATTGGTTTTTGGGTTGTAAACGTAATCTTTACCCCATTCTTTAAAATTGTGAGCAACTTCATTAATAGCATCACAGATATAAACTAATTCTTCATTAGACGTAATAGGATGTAATGACAATCGTACCCAACCAGGTTTGTCAGTCAAATTACTGTTTTCAATGTCTTTGGACATAGTCGTAGAAGAATCGTTGTCCATATCAAATAGATAATGGCAATAGGTGCTGGCACATGACCAACCTCCTCTAACTTGAATTCCAAATTTGTCATTTAATAAACGAACCACAAGATTGTAATGAGCTCCTTCTATTCCAAAGGAAACTACTCCTATGCGTTTTGCATCATTATCACCTAAGATAAACAGACCTTCAATTTGTTTAAAAGCTGTAAAACATTGCGCTAATAATTCTTCTTCGCGTTTTTCAATGTTCGAAGTGCCCATTTTTTCTTTTAGGCGAATAACAAGAGCTGTACGCATTACTTGAAGAAAACCTGGGGTTCCACCATCTTCTTTAGTTTCAATATCTGTATAATAGCTGTATGCGCCCCATGGGTTGGTCCATTTTACATTTCCACCACCAGGTACATCGGGACAATTCGTATTGTACAGATTTTTATTGAAAACTAATACGCCACAAGTACCTGGGCCTCCTAAGAATTTATGTGGAGAAAACAGTATAGCATCTAAATAAGCCTCTGGGTCTTTTGGATGCATGTTTATTTCTACATAGGGTGCAGAAGCAGCAAAATCCATAATACATATTCCTTTGTTTTGGTGCATTACTTTTGCTAGTTCATGGTATCTAGAAATTATGCCCGTTACATTGGAACAAGCTGTAAATGCTCCTATTTTTTGTGGGCGGTCCGCGTATTTTTCAACTTCCGCTCTTAGTTTTTCAGGACAGATAAGGTTGTTTTCATCGCAAGGAACAATAACTACATCAGCAATGGTTTCCATCCAAGGAACTTGATTAGAATGGTGTTCCATGTGAGAAATAAAAACAACCGGACGTTCATTCTCCGGTAATTTTATTTTATTTTTTATCGTGTCTGGCCACCGAAGTCCCATTATACGTTGAAGTCTAGAGAGCACACCCGTCATACCTGTACCGGCAGTTACCAGTACATCATTTTCATTTGCATTTACATGCTTTTTAATTATTTCTCTAGCATGTTTATAGGCATATGTAGATGCTTTCCCTGTTTCACTTGAAAACGAATGTGTATTGGCAATCATTGGGCCTATAGTATTTCGCATGGTGTCTTCAATGGGGCCATAAAGTCTGCCGCTAGCAATCCAGTCTGCATAAAGTAGATTTTGAGTTCCATAAACCGAATCAAATTTGGCATTTTCTCCTACTACATGTGATTTAAATTGAGTAAAATGCAGTTCAAGAGAAGATTGCTTTAGCTCTTTTTGAGATTTAGCTGTTGCCATATTAAAGTATTTTAATGAAAACTGGGTGGAAAGATACTAAGGGTCGTTCAATTACTTTAGTTATGTCAATATTTTTTTTGGACGTACGAACAAAGTTTAAATACTTTCAACATTTCGGATAATTTGAATTATTATCAGAAAAGGCAGTCTTTTTTTGTAAATGACATCGCCAATCTTTTTCAATATCTTTGATTCACCAAAAAAATGTATTTACATCATAACATATGTCGAACTATTTAATTACAGTAAACGAGGAAGAATTAGAATTCAAAACTAGCGATGCCGATTCTTTAGATAGCATTGCCGTTAACGCACAAACCCTTCATGTTTTAGATAACAATACTGCTTTTGAGGTAGAAATACACCATGCAGATTATTTAAACAAGACTATTTCACTTTCTGTTAATGGCAATATATATGAGGTTAAGCTTGAAGATGAATACGATCAGCAGGTTAAAAAAATGGGATTGCTGGCAGTAACGACTCAAAAACTGAATGAGGTTAAAGCTCCTATGCCCGGGTTAATTGTTGATGTAATGGTTGAGGTAGGTGAAGAGATTGTAGAAGGCACTCCATTGTTAGTTTTGTCGGCAATGAAGATGGAGAATATTATTCTTGCTCAAGGTGAGGGAATAATTAAATCTATTGAAGTAAAAAAAGACGATGCCGTAGAAAAAGGGCAGGTAATTATTGAAATGGAATAGAAATACACGATGGTCATAAGAGGAAACTCTTGAAATTTAGATGTAAATCGTTCGAAATTAAACCTCGATTATGGAGTAAATTAAGTTTTAATGAAAAAAATATTGATAGCCAACCGTGGTGAAATAGCTTTGCGAATAATGAAAACTGCCCAAAAAATGGGTATCAAAACAGTTGCCGTTTATTCAGAAGTCGACCGTCATTCACCCCATGTAAAATTTGCCGATGAAGCAGTATTGTTAGGGCCTGCGCCGTCATCAGAATCTTATCTGGTGATGGAGAAAGTTATTAATGCTGCTAAGGTAACAGGAGCAGAAGGTATTCACCCAGGTTACGGATTTTTAAGTGAAAATGCTGTTTTTGCTCAAATGGTCCAGGATAATGGTATAGTGTTTATTGGACCAAAACCTCATGCGATTAAGGTTATGGGGAATAAACTAGCGGCAAAAGAAGCTGTTAGAGATTATGATATTCCTATGGTGCCTGGTATTGAAGAGGCAATAACCGATGTGGCTTTAGCAGAAAAAGTAGCTAAACAAATAGGCTTTCCAATTTTAATAAAAGCTTCTGCAGGTGGTGGTGGTAAGGGAATGCGTGTGGTTGAAAACTTGAAGGATCTACCAGAACAAATGCAACGGGCCATCAGCGAAGCACAGGCTGCTTTTGGAGATGGTTCCGTTTTTATAGAAAAATATGTGGGCTCGCCCAGACATATAGAAATTCAAGTACTTGCCGATACGCATGGTAATACGGTTCATTTATTTGAGCGGGAATGTAGCGTGCAAAGAAGGCATCAAAAAGTAGTGGAAGAAGCTCCATCAGCGGTTCTAACTCCAGAAATTAGAACAGCAATGGGTGAAGCTGCTATTAAAGTGGCAAAAGCTTGTGATTATGTGGGTGCTGGTACCGTTGAATTTTTACTGGATGAAAAAAAGAATTTTTACTTCTTAGAAATGAACACAAGGTTGCAAGTAGAGCATCCAGTTTCTGAATTAATATCTGGTATAGATTTAGTAGAACAACAAATTAAAGTGGCCCGTGGCGAAAAGTTAGCTTTTACCCAAGAAGATTTGAAAATAACAGGTCATGCGCTTGAGGTTCGTGTGTATGCGGAAGACCCGTTAGCTAATTTTATGCCTAGCATAGGTACGTTATCAACTTATAAAACCCCGGTAGGAGAGGGTATTCGTGTTGATGATGGTTTTGAGGAAGGTATGGAGGTTCCTATTTATTATGACCCAATGATTTCTAAGTTGATTACCTATGGAAAAAACAGGGAAGAAGCTATTCAATTAATGATAAAAGCAATTGATAACTATAAAGTTGAAGGTGTTGCTACAACCTTATCTTTTGGCAAATTTGTATGTGAGCATGAAGCTTTTACTTCAGGAAATTTCGATACACATTTTGTCAAAAACTATTATTCTCCAGAGCATTTAGAAAAGCAGTATGCTGAAGAAAGAAGAATAGCGGCATTAGTTGCCTTGAAGCTATATTTAGAAAATGATAAAATAGTAAAAATTCCGACTAAAATTTCTTCGAATTGGCAGAAGAATAGAGCTTAGAATTGCAAATCGATTTGAAAAACTAGAATGAAAGATAATAAACAAATACTAGCAGAGAAACTGGCATTGGCTAAACTAGGTGGTGGTCAAGTACGTATTGATAAACAGCACGCCAAAGGAAAGTTAACTGCTCGCGAACGTGTTCATTTTTTGTTAGATGAGGGCTCATTTGAAGAAATGGGTGCTTTAGTTACCCACCGTACTAAAGATTTTGGTATGGAAAAACAAGTCTTCTATGGAGACGGAGTGGTAACTGGTTATGGTACTATTAACGGCAGACAAGTTTGTGTTTTTGCACAAGATTTTACTGTTTTTGGGGGTGCGCTATCTGAAACCCATGCCGAAAAAATCTGTAAAATTATGGATATGGCCATGAAGATAGGTGTCCCCATGATTGGTCTGAATGACAGTGGTGGCGCTCGAATTCAGGAAGGGGTACGTTCATTAGGTGGCTATGCCGATATTTTTCATAAAAACGTAATGGCATCGGGAGTAATTCCGCAGATTTCTGCAATAATGGGACCTTGTGCCGGGGGAGCGGTATACTCGCCTGCAATGACGGACTTCACCTTAATGGTCGAGAACTCTAGTTATATGTTCGTTACAGGTCCTAATGTGGTAAAAACGGTAACAAATGAAGAGGTAACATCAGAAGAATTGGGTGGTGCAATAACACATGCTACCAAATCTGGAGTAACCCATTTAACGGCTGCGAATGATATTCAATGTATTAATCAAATTAAGAAGATGATTAGTTACATGCCTCAGAATTGTGAGGATAAGCCAACAGATATTCCGTTTGAACTAGGTAATGAAGTTCGTGATGTATTAGAAGATATTGTTCCTGAGAATGCAAATCAGCCTTACGATATGCGTCATGTCATCAACGGAATTATAGACCAAGATACTTTCTTTGAAATACATGCAGCATATGCAGACAATATTGTAGTAGGTTTTGCAAGGTTAGGGGGTAAAAGTATTGGTATTGTTGCCAATCAGCCTATTAGTTTGGCAGGTGTGTTAGATGTTGATAGTTCTAAAAAGGCAGCACGTTTTACTCGTTTTTGCGATTGTTTTAATATTCCACTTTTAGTATTGGTAGATGTACCAGGATTTTTACCAGGTACAGATCAAGAATGGAATGGTATTATAACCAACGGCGCAAAGTTATTATATGCTTTAAGTGAAGCTACCGTGCCTAAAGTAACGGTTATTACCAGAAAAGCATACGGTGGCGCGTATGATGTAATGAATTCTAAACATATTGGTGCCGATTTAAATTATGCTTGGCCAAATGCAGAAATTGCAGTAATGGGAGCAAAAGGAGCAAGTGAAATTATTTTTAGAAAAGAAATTAGTGTGGCTGAAGACCCTGTGGCGAAATTGGCGGAAAAAGAGGCCGAGTATGCAAAATTATTTGCAAACCCTTACAGTGCTGCACAAAGAGGTTTTATAGATGAGGTTATTTTGCCAAAAGACACAAGAAGAAAATTGATTAAAGCATACACAATGCTTGAGAATAAAGTAGCAACTTTGCCAAAGAAGAAGCATGGTAATATTCCGTTGTAAATGTTGATTTTTTAAAAATCAAATCTTAAAGTGTGTTTGGCGAGTTGCATAAATAGCTTATGAATTTAAATCAGGTAACAATTCCGTCTATTGATTTGACAAAATCAATTCCGTTTTACGAAAAGTTAGGAATGCAATTAATTGTAAAAGCGTTACCTAATTACGCAAGGTTTCAATGTCCAGACGGAGGTTCAACATTCTCTATTCATCAAACTAATAATTTGCCAAAAGGAGAAGGCATTTATGTTTATTTTGAATGTATGGACTTAGATAATTTTGTTGTTGAGCTTAAGGAAAAAGGAATTGAATTTGAGCAAGATCCTACGGACCAAACATGGTTATGGCGAGAAGCAAGATTAAAAGATGTTGATGGAAATCAACTTATTTTGTATTATGGTAGTGAGAATAGATTAAATCCGCCATGGCGTATAAATAGTGATAGTATTTAAATAAGTTAAAAAATGAGTAATATTCCTTTGTTTAATGAGTTTTCGGCTGTTTCTGCAAAGGAATGGAAACAAAAAATTCAGTACGACTTAAAAGGTGCAGATTATAATGAAACCCTAGTTTGGGAATCTCCAGAGGGGATTAAAGTAAAACCTTTCTATCATTCAGATGATGCTGTTCCAACTCCAAAAAACTTAACAAGTAAGTCCATTTGGAAAGTTGGTCAATTTATCTACGCGGGTAATGCTACTCTAGCAAATGAAAAGGCTTTAAAAGCACTTAAGAGAGGGGTAGAGAGTTTGTCATTTACGATTCCTTCTGAAGAAATAGATATTTCTAAGCTATTAAAAAACATAGCAATAAATAGTATTCCCGTTTATTTGAACATGGAGTTTTTATCACAAACTTATGTTCAATCTATTTTTGAATTAATAGGCCCGGATAATGAGAATATTCATTTAAATGTTGATGTTATTGGGCACTTATCTAAAACTGGAAACTGGTTCTCGAATCTAGCAAAGGATATTTCTACCCAAGAAAACATATTAAATGGTAAGTTTAAAAATGTGTTAA
The genomic region above belongs to Maribacter hydrothermalis and contains:
- a CDS encoding aminotransferase class V-fold PLP-dependent enzyme: MATAKSQKELKQSSLELHFTQFKSHVVGENAKFDSVYGTQNLLYADWIASGRLYGPIEDTMRNTIGPMIANTHSFSSETGKASTYAYKHAREIIKKHVNANENDVLVTAGTGMTGVLSRLQRIMGLRWPDTIKNKIKLPENERPVVFISHMEHHSNQVPWMETIADVVIVPCDENNLICPEKLRAEVEKYADRPQKIGAFTACSNVTGIISRYHELAKVMHQNKGICIMDFAASAPYVEINMHPKDPEAYLDAILFSPHKFLGGPGTCGVLVFNKNLYNTNCPDVPGGGNVKWTNPWGAYSYYTDIETKEDGGTPGFLQVMRTALVIRLKEKMGTSNIEKREEELLAQCFTAFKQIEGLFILGDNDAKRIGVVSFGIEGAHYNLVVRLLNDKFGIQVRGGWSCASTYCHYLFDMDNDSSTTMSKDIENSNLTDKPGWVRLSLHPITSNEELVYICDAINEVAHNFKEWGKDYVYNPKTNEFDFKNCGDEKIIKEVTDWFAI
- a CDS encoding CHAT domain-containing protein, which codes for MKYLVILQIGIFLCFQSSNSQTSELEQAYNNAYNYHYTNKDSAYHYYRKTIDLGDKQNELEYMLSAYIYLMNANGHYYDLKNYQKNLKQEDSLLLHDQRFKSLENINYYKDYLLFDKGNYHYKIKDYATAKGYFQKLLTKLISIPKEQRNSNDLATLSSVYSFLGAIYKHTGKYELAEYNYKKDIALVSTYRDSFIDWTTSTMNSKKLLSQVYESKKNYTAANLLLIETLEFYKSQLKDPSFKNRILSTYILLAKNYNLQENFSSAIATLDESAQLHFEDNPFSREVDLIYGDAYLGFKDFDKAEAYFTRALLKITTYRENQKHPDLAEVYARLGKVALKKKNIQVALTNYQRALMQLEDDFNNPEFSSNPDPNKVLSKIVLITTLKEKLNTLLESYTITKDIEYLKKANITSKAFIKTLDVLRPEFESKLDKEFLTTETYPTIQTMVLISYDLYQESKEKKYLNDAFYFIEKSKSIALLEAHRNSEATKYGNIPEDVFSEEQLYRAKISYLDKEIFNSKLNEKDALIDSLFTTKKRYYDYIAKIEKDYPKYHALKYMSDVISTEEIKKQLNKNQSLFSYLVTDNSILLIVLNHKNETFYKLPFNENLKKTITDFYRQLSTPNIEDRTAYSKNSALIYKAIIEPALAANHTSDIIILADDVLNYIPFDVLQTNSENERSYLLSKYTISYASSATLLQEQNKTMVKSSNKLMIFAPHFNQNTSKQKASQERIDFGPLLYNGKEAQNISAYFKGTVYDGNKASIENFQKDFGSYNLIHFATHASANDEFPDYSYLAFEDTEDNSNLLYVKDLYNYHIDADLVTLSACQTGFGKLQKGEGMLSLARGFNYAGVPALVTSLWKINDQSTSEIMKLFYENLSDGLNKKEALRQAKLSYLNSNDDAILRHPYYWSGILITGNTAALNTTNYLLWSILTIIGILLIWFLNKKLFKLFK
- a CDS encoding acyl-CoA carboxylase subunit beta, with amino-acid sequence MKDNKQILAEKLALAKLGGGQVRIDKQHAKGKLTARERVHFLLDEGSFEEMGALVTHRTKDFGMEKQVFYGDGVVTGYGTINGRQVCVFAQDFTVFGGALSETHAEKICKIMDMAMKIGVPMIGLNDSGGARIQEGVRSLGGYADIFHKNVMASGVIPQISAIMGPCAGGAVYSPAMTDFTLMVENSSYMFVTGPNVVKTVTNEEVTSEELGGAITHATKSGVTHLTAANDIQCINQIKKMISYMPQNCEDKPTDIPFELGNEVRDVLEDIVPENANQPYDMRHVINGIIDQDTFFEIHAAYADNIVVGFARLGGKSIGIVANQPISLAGVLDVDSSKKAARFTRFCDCFNIPLLVLVDVPGFLPGTDQEWNGIITNGAKLLYALSEATVPKVTVITRKAYGGAYDVMNSKHIGADLNYAWPNAEIAVMGAKGASEIIFRKEISVAEDPVAKLAEKEAEYAKLFANPYSAAQRGFIDEVILPKDTRRKLIKAYTMLENKVATLPKKKHGNIPL
- a CDS encoding VOC family protein; the protein is MNLNQVTIPSIDLTKSIPFYEKLGMQLIVKALPNYARFQCPDGGSTFSIHQTNNLPKGEGIYVYFECMDLDNFVVELKEKGIEFEQDPTDQTWLWREARLKDVDGNQLILYYGSENRLNPPWRINSDSI
- the accC gene encoding acetyl-CoA carboxylase biotin carboxylase subunit translates to MKKILIANRGEIALRIMKTAQKMGIKTVAVYSEVDRHSPHVKFADEAVLLGPAPSSESYLVMEKVINAAKVTGAEGIHPGYGFLSENAVFAQMVQDNGIVFIGPKPHAIKVMGNKLAAKEAVRDYDIPMVPGIEEAITDVALAEKVAKQIGFPILIKASAGGGGKGMRVVENLKDLPEQMQRAISEAQAAFGDGSVFIEKYVGSPRHIEIQVLADTHGNTVHLFERECSVQRRHQKVVEEAPSAVLTPEIRTAMGEAAIKVAKACDYVGAGTVEFLLDEKKNFYFLEMNTRLQVEHPVSELISGIDLVEQQIKVARGEKLAFTQEDLKITGHALEVRVYAEDPLANFMPSIGTLSTYKTPVGEGIRVDDGFEEGMEVPIYYDPMISKLITYGKNREEAIQLMIKAIDNYKVEGVATTLSFGKFVCEHEAFTSGNFDTHFVKNYYSPEHLEKQYAEERRIAALVALKLYLENDKIVKIPTKISSNWQKNRA
- a CDS encoding biotin/lipoyl-containing protein gives rise to the protein MSNYLITVNEEELEFKTSDADSLDSIAVNAQTLHVLDNNTAFEVEIHHADYLNKTISLSVNGNIYEVKLEDEYDQQVKKMGLLAVTTQKLNEVKAPMPGLIVDVMVEVGEEIVEGTPLLVLSAMKMENIILAQGEGIIKSIEVKKDDAVEKGQVIIEME